From Jaculus jaculus isolate mJacJac1 chromosome 19, mJacJac1.mat.Y.cur, whole genome shotgun sequence, a single genomic window includes:
- the Lysmd1 gene encoding lysM and putative peptidoglycan-binding domain-containing protein 1 codes for MASPSRQPPVGGSGLLHGSRARSYGSLVQSACSPVRERRLEHPLEPGDTLAGLALKYGVTMEQIKRANRLYTNDSIFLKKTLYIPILTEPRDLFHSLDSEEEKDGEEEIYPSNLDVCSHSEERKNQETGSGCANGKVLPTPHQQPLPPTHDLSASDFLKKLDSQISLSKKAAAQKLRKGESGVPGEDAGLHLSSPRTQQRAVLGPVPLTRTSRTQTLREQEDEIFKL; via the exons ATGGCTTCTCCCTCTAGACAGCCCCCAGTCGGGGGCTCAGGGCTGCTTCACGGGAGCCGGGCCCGTTCTTACGGAAGCCTGGTACAATCAGCCTGCTCCCCGGTGAGGGAAAGACGCCTGGAGCATCCATTGGAGCCCGGAGACACACTGGCTGGACTAGCACTCAAATACGGGGTGACG atggaacAGATTAAGCGTGCAAACCGCCTTTACACTAATGACTCCatcttcctgaagaaaaccctcTACATCCCCATCCTGACAGAGCCCAGAGACCTGTTCCACAGTTTGGAttctgaggaagagaaagatggagaggaagagataTACCCAAGCAACCTGGACGTTTGCTCACACTCAGAGGAGAGGAAGAATCAAGAGACAGGTTCAGGCTGTGCCAACGGCAAAGTGCTCCCCACGCCTCATCAGCAACCCCTCCCACCCACTCATGATCTCTCGGCCTCTGATTTCCTTAAGAAGCTTGACTCACAGATCAGCCTGTCAAAGAAGGCTGCTGCCCAGAAGCtgagaaaaggggaaagtgg AGTACCTGGGGAGGATGCAGGGCTCCATCTGAGCTCCCCTAGGACGCAGCAGCGAGCAGTCTTAGGTCCTGTGCCGCTGACCCGGACCTCTCGGACCCAGACGCTACGAGAGCAGGAAGATGAAATCTTCAAACTCTGA
- the Scnm1 gene encoding sodium channel modifier 1 isoform X1, protein MSFKREGDDWSQLNVLKKRRVGDLLASYIPEDEALMLRDGRFACAICPHRPVLDTLAMLTAHRAGKKHLSSLKLFYGKKQPGKGIEQNPKQQNELRKEETQAEAPLLTHTRIITQSALHRAPHYNSCCRRKHKAVGLENQRPDAPRPCASHSPSPAPEVEGQSGKISREPEPEAGPQSRESATLSAPAPVSPTRRRVLDHYLTLRSSGWIPDGQGRWIKDENVEFDSDEEEPPDLPLN, encoded by the exons ATGTCTTTCAAGAGGGAAGGGGACGATTGGAGTCAGCTCAATGTGCTCAAA AAACGAAGAGTtggggacttgctggccagttaCATCCCAGAGGATGAGGCATTGATGCTGAGGGATGGACG cttTGCTTGTGCTATCTGCCCCCATCGACCAGTACTGGACACCCTGGCCATGCTGACTGCCCACCGTGCTGGCAAGAAGCATCTGTCTA GTCTGAAGCTTTTTTATGGCAAGAAGCAGCCAGGAAAGGGGATAGAGCAAAACCCAAAGCAGCAGAATGAATTGAGGAAGGAAGAGACCCAAGCTGAG GCTCCTTTGCTAACGCATACTCGAATTATCACCCAGAGTGCTCTGCACAGAGCTCCCCACTATAACAGCTGCTGCCGACGGAAGCACAAGGCTGTGGGATTGGAAAACCAGAG ACCAGATGCCCCTAGGCCCTGTGCCTCCCATTCGCCTTCACCAGCCCCAGAGGTTGAAGGCCAGAGTGGGAAGATCAGTAGGGAACCTGAGCCCGAGGCTGGCCCACAGTCCAGGGAGTCAGCAACTCTCTCAGCCCCTGCGCCCGTGAGTCCCACAAGAAGACGCGTCTTAGACCATTACCTCACTCTTCGGAG CTCTGGTTGGATCCCAGATGGCCAAGGTCGGTGGATAAAGGATGAAAATGTTGAGTTTGACTCTGATGAGGAAGAACCGCCTGATCTCCCCTTGAACTGA
- the Scnm1 gene encoding sodium channel modifier 1 isoform X2, producing the protein MSFKREGDDWSQLNVLKKRRVGDLLASYIPEDEALMLRDGRFACAICPHRPVLDTLAMLTAHRAGKKHLSSLKLFYGKKQPGKGIEQNPKQQNELRKEETQAEAPLLTHTRIITQSALHRAPHYNSCCRRKHKAVGLENQSSGWIPDGQGRWIKDENVEFDSDEEEPPDLPLN; encoded by the exons ATGTCTTTCAAGAGGGAAGGGGACGATTGGAGTCAGCTCAATGTGCTCAAA AAACGAAGAGTtggggacttgctggccagttaCATCCCAGAGGATGAGGCATTGATGCTGAGGGATGGACG cttTGCTTGTGCTATCTGCCCCCATCGACCAGTACTGGACACCCTGGCCATGCTGACTGCCCACCGTGCTGGCAAGAAGCATCTGTCTA GTCTGAAGCTTTTTTATGGCAAGAAGCAGCCAGGAAAGGGGATAGAGCAAAACCCAAAGCAGCAGAATGAATTGAGGAAGGAAGAGACCCAAGCTGAG GCTCCTTTGCTAACGCATACTCGAATTATCACCCAGAGTGCTCTGCACAGAGCTCCCCACTATAACAGCTGCTGCCGACGGAAGCACAAGGCTGTGGGATTGGAAAACCAGAG CTCTGGTTGGATCCCAGATGGCCAAGGTCGGTGGATAAAGGATGAAAATGTTGAGTTTGACTCTGATGAGGAAGAACCGCCTGATCTCCCCTTGAACTGA